In the genome of Brachypodium distachyon strain Bd21 chromosome 3, Brachypodium_distachyon_v3.0, whole genome shotgun sequence, the window AAAATGCTGTTGCTGGACGGCGATTGGCACGATGCTAAAGTTTTGGCCctgttttgatttttgtacACCTTTTGGATTGACCACATATGCCTGTAGCTTGTGAATATACTCCATTGATTTTGGCTCAAGGATAACACACACAGGCTGGGTGCTGTATGTAAATTAGCATATCCCACCAGGCAAGTGGGGAATAGGCGAGCCCCATATCTACAAGTAGTAGGAAGTTTATGTTTTTCCTGCTCCCATGATTCCATTGTTTCCTGTAAAACAGTAAACTTGTGTTTATCTTTTAGACCGGCACCTTACCCCATTGCTGTTCCTTTCCAGTTTTTCTTCCATCGGAACCACGTTTTTGTTGTCCCGTTTATTGAAGATTGCAGAAATTTGGCTTCCGTGTGAAATTTGAgcgacttttttttttgttttgaaaaggaTTTTTTGGGTGAAATTCTCGTGTTGATAAGAAGTTCAGTAACCAGAAAGCGCTCCGGGAGAGAAAGAGACGTGGCAACTGATGcgacgccggccgcggcgtgcCCAGGTGCTGCCTGCGTGGTTCACGATGGTCGccgtgctggcggcggcgcactcCATGCCGAATCATGCCGCCCCTGATCAAACAGTCTTGTCCATAAAAATCGCACTGTCTTCTTCCCCAGTTCGCTCGCCCCTCTGCTCTGCCTTCAACCCCACAACCAATCACACATTACCAATTTTAATCTCCTACCCTATTGCCATCACGGGCCGATTCGTAGCGCGGTGGGTCTAGGGTTTAGAGCAGTAGTACTTGGAACGAAAAGAGGGGGGAATCAATACTCGAAAAATCTCAATAGAAGCCGATACCCAGAGGAGCCTCTTCCCACGCCGTTCTTTCCTGGGTTCCCCTCGCGCCGCTCCCctgtccgcgccgccgccgccgccgccgggacgAGATGGAGGTGGCCGCTCCTGCCCCGAAGCACAAGGTGAAGAAGCAGATAAACCTCTTCTACTGCGCCGAGTGCGAGGAGCTCGCCCTCAAGGTCGCCGCCAGCTCCGACGCCATCCAGCTCCAGTCCATCAACTGGAGGTACGTCACCCGCTCccactcctcttcctctcgcaCAATTGATTTCCCGAAGCAGTTTGATTCGTCCAACAACACCATGGCACCACCATCAGGAACTTCCCCGATGGGTTCCCGAACCTGTTCATCAACAACGCGCACGACATCCGGGGGCAGCACGTGGCGTTCCTGGCGTCCTTCAGCTCGCCGGCGGTCATCTTCGAGCAGATCTCCGTCATCTTCGCGCTGCCCAAGCTCTTCATCGCCTCCTTCACGCTCGTGCTGCCCTTCTTCCCCACGGGGTCCTTCGAGCGCGTcgaggaggaaggtgacgtcGCTACCGCCTTCACGCTCGCGCGCGTCCTCTCCATGATCCCCAAGTCCCGCGGCGGGCCGACCAGCGTCGTCATCTACGACATCCACGCGCTCCAGGAGAGGTTCTACTTTGGGGACGACGTCCTGCCCTGCTTCGAGACCGGGATACCGCTCCTgctgcagcgcctccgccaACTCCCGGACGCCGAAAATGTGTGTAGCAGCAGTAGCTGCCGTGTTAATGTCAATTTATTTTATGAATCCTTGTTGCAGCAGCTGTGACTATCCTTTTGTGTTGGCGCAGATCACAATTGCCTTCCCAGATGATGGGGCGTGGAAGCGCTTCCACAAGCTATTGGTCAACTTTCCAATGGTCAGCGTGTTCTGTGTGAATGCTTGGATATATCAAATTTTAGTTCCTTTCTGTTTATGTTAAAATGAGGATTTGCCCGGTTTTATATTTTCAGGCTTAAGGAC includes:
- the LOC100834502 gene encoding ribose-phosphate pyrophosphokinase 4, whose amino-acid sequence is MEVAAPAPKHKVKKQINLFYCAECEELALKVAASSDAIQLQSINWRNFPDGFPNLFINNAHDIRGQHVAFLASFSSPAVIFEQISVIFALPKLFIASFTLVLPFFPTGSFERVEEEGDVATAFTLARVLSMIPKSRGGPTSVVIYDIHALQERFYFGDDVLPCFETGIPLLLQRLRQLPDAENITIAFPDDGAWKRFHKLLVNFPMVVCAKVREGDKRIVRIKEGNPEGRHVVIVDDLVQSGGTLRECQKVLAAHGAAKVSAYVTHAVFPNQSYERFMTANSAGPGDQFAYFWITDSCPQTVKAISRHSPFEVLSLAGSIADALQI